The sequence below is a genomic window from Halomonas halophila.
GCGCCCCTATCTCGCCGCCAAGCGTGCCGCCGATGCCTATCTCAAGGCCGCCGAGGTGCCCTGGGCGATTCTCAAGCCGGGCCGCCTCACCGACGAGGCGGCCACCCGGCGCGTCGCCGCCTCGCTGGAGGAAAACGGCGGCCACAACGACGTCTCCCGGGCCAACGTGGCCCATGCGCTGCTGCATCTGGTGCAGGGCAAGGCGGAGAACGACCGCGAGTATCCGCTGCTGGACGGCGAGCGTGAGATCGACGCGGTGCTGGCCTGAGGCCTCTCAGCCCACCAGGGTCCGGTTGCGGCCGTCCCGTTTGGCCCGATAGAGGGCGCGATCGGCCCGCTCCAGCAGCAGATGGCTGGCCTCGTTCGCCTCGAGCGAGGCCAGGCCGGCCGAGATCGTCAGGGGGATCCGCTCCTCGCCCAACGGCGTCGCCGCGAGCCGCTCGCGCAGCCGGTCGATGGCGCAGCGGGCTTCGGTCTGGCGGGCACCGGGCAGGATCACCAGGAATTCCTCGCCGCCCAGGCGTGCCAGCACGTCGTAGCCGCGCAGCGCCTCCTCCATGCGCTCGGTGGCGCCTTGCAGCACCCTGTCGCCCACCGCATGGCCGTGGCGGTCGTTGACCAGCTTGAAGTGATCGAGATCGCAGATCGCCACGCACAGCGACGTGCCATGGCGCCGGGCACGCGAGATCTCCTCCTCCAGTCGGGCCAGGCCGGCGCGACGGTTGAGCAGCCCCGTGAGCTCGTCATGACGGGCCAGGAACTCGAGGCGCTGTTCCATGGCCTTGCGCTCGGTGATGTCGGTGATGAAGGTGATGCGCCTGGGGCGGCCGTCGTCGCCTTCCTGGCGCAACGATTCGACGATGATGCTGCGTCGTTCGCCGTCGCGGCGAACCACCTCCCACTCCTGTCGATCGTCGTGTTCGGCCTCGCCCTGCATGAAGTCGCGATGCCGCGCGAGCATCGCCGCCTGGCTGGCTTCCGGCATGATCAGGGTGAAGGGCCGGCCCAGCAGTTCCTCCTCCGCATAGCCGTAGAATGCGCAGTAGGCCGGATTGACCATCTCGTAGGTGCCGTCCTCGCTGGTGATGCAGATGCCGATGGGTGCGTCACGCACCAGTCGCGGCACGCCGTCGGAGCGGGTCAGGGTCAGCGGCATGGGCTCATCCTCGGTCCAGCGGGCGGGGAAACAGCGCATCGATGCGCCGGGCCGGTGACTCGGCCAGGGCGTCGAGGGCCGGCCGGGCGAAGTAGTAGCCCTGCTGCAGCGGAATGCCGGCCTCGAACAGCCAGCGCGCTTCCTCGGCGGTCTCCACGCCCTCGGCGATCAGCGTCACGCCGAGCGGGCCGGCCATGGCGGCCAGCGCCTTGACCATCGCCTGGCGGCGCGGGTCCCGGTGGCAGCCCTGAATCAGCTGGCGATCGATCTTGAGCTTGTCCGGATACAGCTCGGTCAGCACGTCCAGGTTGGCGTGGCCGGTGCCGAAGTCGTCCAGCGCCACCCGGAAGCCCGCCTGGCGGTAGGCCTTGATGATCGCCGCCAGATGGTCGCGGTCCACCACGCG
It includes:
- a CDS encoding GGDEF domain-containing protein: MPLTLTRSDGVPRLVRDAPIGICITSEDGTYEMVNPAYCAFYGYAEEELLGRPFTLIMPEASQAAMLARHRDFMQGEAEHDDRQEWEVVRRDGERRSIIVESLRQEGDDGRPRRITFITDITERKAMEQRLEFLARHDELTGLLNRRAGLARLEEEISRARRHGTSLCVAICDLDHFKLVNDRHGHAVGDRVLQGATERMEEALRGYDVLARLGGEEFLVILPGARQTEARCAIDRLRERLAATPLGEERIPLTISAGLASLEANEASHLLLERADRALYRAKRDGRNRTLVG
- a CDS encoding EAL domain-containing protein, coding for MGHCARVANHCNRCEIELPFDFAMAFQPIIDVGRREIHAYEALVRGPDGESAHSVLRQVDDRLMYRFDQACRVKAIEQASRLGMSVPLSINFLPNAVYEPAACLSATLEVSRRVGWPLERLIFEIVETERVVDRDHLAAIIKAYRQAGFRVALDDFGTGHANLDVLTELYPDKLKIDRQLIQGCHRDPRRQAMVKALAAMAGPLGVTLIAEGVETAEEARWLFEAGIPLQQGYYFARPALDALAESPARRIDALFPRPLDRG